The sequence ggaggatagatagagggagaggtggattggctatcggagccggtggagaggggagagtgggggaggtgctagctgcggtggggggtgatgatgagcctagtcgaccagcgcagaggaggaggacagatgtgctcccacctccagcaccgaggataggccaagtgggaggggttcctccagcacaggtaccactacgggttcggatCCCTGGTCACatggaggatgcacagattcggACTCTACAAGTGACCGTTcagtagctgcaggcacagattttgacctatcaatgacagatttctcagttgaccactgagcgagatactGATATAGAGTGCggggacgagcggaggaggtggtgtccagcatgcagagagcagtggcgggtggtccgatgagagacaccctgagagagttagTGCTGAGAGCCTAGGAGGCAGAGTATTACAGGCGGCACTATGAGGCGGCAGTACCCAGGGACCAGCGAGTACAGAGTTTTGCATAGTCGAGATCCAGCCGATCTCGAGCTACTGGGTCACGGTccgagagccgaggtgttacggggccatcgagtcaggggatagtcatacttgagagacatggtctttgttgtatttttgagcattgttattctttgtactggacatagtttTGACACATTTTATACATTCGGatcattttgagagatatatatattcgATGCCATTTGCTtggatcatgtgatgtgttgatatggatgcatgttatgtgggttatttcgtttatgtgatgcaatgctttaaatagatgatataatgtatgatgcaggatgtatgtttttatatgctgtgagatgtatcttgaaaacgagatgtatgatttgatatgcaactatggttaaatgatatgcaaacatgtttaaatgatatgcaatgatgttaaaatgatatgcaactaatgttaaaatgatatgcaactaattgtaaaatgatatgcaactaatgtaaaatgatatgcaactaatgtttttttggagcatccctcattctgtatttgccatccgatacaACCATGTGTTTGCTgtctttgtaggtttcatcattgagcattgatttgtttaggatatgttgaaaatttatacaagcataatggtataattgaaccataatgatctgagaaaaatttacatgatttttgattttgcaagatagcacaagcgtcaaggtataattgaaccagaacgacctgagtgcgtattgcataaacagacaagatttgatcatttatatgcgtgaagtggaatcatgccttcagtgatattcgatatATCACATcttgaggcatgtattcacacagtacaaatgatcgcctcccagacagaagactaagaaaatattggaagttccccttgacctctagctgAGAAGCATtgagtgagacaaggaagagaatccaaaaattcaaaaatttcaaaatgcaaaactagtcaagactttatgcaagaatgcaatatttagtacttcagaaaatcatccatccttggtatttttgtgaattgttttgttttggttgtttgcgatgaagcgtagttttggttgttggatgtcatgcttctgagtttttgcaatagttgtgatgtcttgaatgtttgcaagtttttgaacaagttaatgcccctaaCTGAGTGTGCCTCTtaatatgatcatgtacagtgatttccaagccatggtgggatgtggtaagaggatatatatagacaaatcaggatagtgactacgctaagtatgtcctgaatggatttttgcaaagtgtcgggcgatggccgatagtgtttgtatggataaaatggtattgatatagatggaggagccattctttcacaagagtgcctgtttgaccaggttttcaccatttgtttttatttgtacttcatgtttttgctttttcgggattttttgattttttgattttttttagctttttccgtgcactaggccacttaagtgtagtacctctttagatggatgctgttagttggttcgtcgagcacatctccttcagaatttgttagttgataggcaccagatccatagactgatatgataacatagggacccaaccagttaggttcaaatttccctttcttttctcgatcttgctgatttcttggattttctttaaggactaggtcaccaaccttgaagtcgcgaggaatgaccttgtgactatagctcctgcacatgcgttgttgatatgctttgagatgggtataagcatgttggcgtctttcatctaatagttcaagttcttgtagtcggttaactcgagcCTCAGTCTGCAAGTCTTTTGTATCATGCTCTAAGGTAGTGAACTTTAGGTGTAATTCCATATCAGGAGTAGTTAGCTTCCTTGGGAAATGATCCCTACAAAAAATATTGTAATACTTGTTCATATAGTGTGAGTTATCTCTCACCATGGCTTtaaccttcttgggttttccatgtaaatttagtGTTCTCTTGTTCTTGTGTGTTCATTGCTTTATCATTCTTTGTTTCTAACCAGATTAAGGGTTTAAAGTTGATATTGAGTTGTGCTTTAAAGTTTTAAGTTATTATTCAAGACTGGTTCACCCTCCCTCTGAGTCTTGAGGGATGTTTAACACTCCTAACTTTTAAAAATATCCTTAAAGGAACATTGAATTGTGAAGTGGATAATGAACTTTAATCTGGCTCATGAATGCATTCTCTTATTATTTAGATTTTATAGTGTTTTTTGGCTTTGCCTCAACCTTTTTGGGTGAGTATGATGATGTATCATTGCATCTTTCTCTTCTATAAAATCAACATGGTGAGAAGTTAAAGGGTGAAATTATTCCTTGAAGATGATATTTCTAGTGATGTGAATTTTGTTCACCTTAAGATTATGAAATTTCAATAGGATTTATTGGAGTAATATCCAACAAGGATGCATTTTTTTCTCTATTATTGAACTTCTCTTCTCTTTTTCCCAATATATCTTTAGGAAATGCTTCCAAAGATTCTCAAATGTTTAAGTGAGGATTTCTTACCTAGTCATGCTTCCTTTAGAGAGATTCTCTCTAGGATTTTATTCAAACTCTAGttaacaaaataaaacatcatacaaATTACTTCTCCCCAAAATTTATCTCCTAGATTACAAGTCATGAGCATAGATTTATTTTTTTGTTGAAGTATCATGTTAATTCTTATAGATACCCCATTTTGTTGTAGAGTATATGGAGCTAAAAGTTGTCTCTTGATTCCCCTTTATTACTTATCATCCCCCCTTGACaccttattttatcttaattttttttttgtcacattGATTCTCAACTTGGTATACAAACTCCTTCAAAAAATTAGATTCTTTAAACTTGTTATTCAAAAGTAAAAGCACACCTTTTGATAATGAACATGTTtgatagaaaaaattatattgctAATATGCATATAAATTGGGGTGTTTGGTTGATAGAAAATGTATGGAATGCTTTGAACAAGTCAAACATTATCAATACCTGTTTTACTTTGAGGTCAAACATTAAGAGGAATTGTATCAACTCCTTCAACATTTAGTTTTGAATTGTATTTTGATGTAATAATCTCTTCATTGCTTTGTTACATTTCTCAAGTTATCACTAGCACCGATCATATAGTGAGTATTACATAAATTGATGATCCAAAAATCATAATTTTTGACATATTTGGAAGCATTCACTAAAGACAATCTATGacttccatcatcatcatcatcatcaatatcaaCATCCATCATATCTTCTTGTTTAAATTTGTTCATATCTTTCTTCTTCTTGAAGCATTTGAGCTTGAAATAACCAAGATGATGGTAATAATAGCAAACATTTCATTTCTTTTGCTTGCCATTATTCACAATATGAAGCCTTTGTCATTAaggattttttcttcaaaattagAATCAAAACCATTTGGTGATCCAACTTCACCATCTCTATTAGCCATTTCTTTATGTTGCAATAGTAGACTCTCCAAAGCATTGAATTTTATGGTCGACAAAATTTCACTCAATGCGAATGTAGTCATtaaattctcaaaatatctttgacCAACTATTAAGGGTTATGGAGATGAGTTCTTTGTCAACAAAAGTCTCACCTCCATTAATGAAATGATTTAAAAGACCCTTGAGCTTTGAGAGATGCTCAATTACTAAAAAATCCATTCTTAGTTTGTACAGTTATGTGTGGAGCATGTGTGTTCTTACATCATTCTTGTGCTTAAAGATTGTGGTGATTGCTTCTCAAACATTCTTTGATATGGTTGCATTCCATACATTTTCTATCAATGTGCCACTAACCTAGACAAGTTTATCAAGGCCAATTCTTaggttaatttattttaaaaaattcctTGTAGATAAAAATCTCTGGGATGCCTTGTTGCAATTTCATTGATGATGGAGATGAGgtttaaaaagagaaaaaagatttcAATTTGATGATGAAATTCTCCGATGTTGCCAACAAACATCAACTTTTTAAAGAACACAATCAATATAGTATTTGTCATTCTAAAAAGTTTCACACAAATTGAAGCTTAAATCTAGCTCCACTGTTAAAagttaggatcttaggatactaatcattataaccaagatataaattaaatgaatgagaatcatacatgcataaatgtacacattacacaagatatacatggggaaaatccTTTCGGATTAAAaaacccataaagcatcattttattaaaacatttacaaatgtagtctatcataaaatagactttaACCCGAGGACACTCCttcaatacttccacatggccaatagtacctcttgtgcatagtgatacaactcaccataaagctctaGATTCATACAACTCTCAAATAAGAGAGAAActtcttaaatataggaggaagggcgACTTTGCTAGTCACACATTTTCAATAAAacccattcataaataattaataatctaatagttattatattataattattttaaatgggatatacttataaaacatataatatataaggttttataaccctATATTAGAAcgttatatttaaatgttataaggACATCACCCTTagtaacattatgttctaacaactACAAACCAAATTACAAACCAAACTTCCTTAAACTACCGAATGCGTTGCTAGTAGATCTCACAATTGTCTCCTAGCAATGAAGATTTGCCTTGCACATGCTTGTGTGTTTTAGTACCCAATGCAACTAACAATAAACTATAGATTGTATTCCAACAAATCATTAATATGGCAAGTGGCATGTCCTTAGCTTCAGTGCTTAGAAGAACACAAGACACTTGATAAAAGCTCCAATCCAAACATAGAGTCTCAGATTCCTACAAATAATTTAGACAATAATGTTGGACAAAAGAATACATGCTGAGGAGGCTCGCATGATTATGTTCGACAATACATATAAACATAGATGTTTGACTTAAAAAttaacaattaaatcttaaaaaaaGCGAAAAAATGATCTTTACGCCCAATGCTACAACCCAATACTAATTATTGAAATTAGAAAACACAAACCTCATTATTGAAGAATCCTAAAATAGTACATAGAAGAAATGCCTCGTTACATACACATCCAAATTACAATGAACAAAGTTCATATATCCACCCTTTCCTCTCCAATGCTCTCCGGGGCATCCACTACAACTGAGAGACGTACTACATCCGTGCCCACCTGTGAAAAGGCGTGCTGCGAAATCGGTGTTGCGCTGCAGATGGGGCATCTGCCGTGGCACTGCAGCCACCTCTGAATGCAAGCCACGTGGAAATTATGACGACACGCTGGCAACGACAAAGCTGGCTGCTCGTCTTCTTCATAATTACACAGACAGATAACGCACAGCTGTCCGCTACCATCTTCCACCTCATCTTTTGACACACTGTAATCGAACTTCTCCATCTCCACGTCAACGCTCCGCCTCGGCCTCGAAT is a genomic window of Cryptomeria japonica chromosome 7, Sugi_1.0, whole genome shotgun sequence containing:
- the LOC131857095 gene encoding probable E3 ubiquitin-protein ligase RHA4A translates to MATPIHCRWFLNLPLTIRGRSPWRIWLMISWMIIVIAVPLFFKFVIHIDSKYPYIIFAVIILFISPVVFGKKKEAGTTAPAAVRASEPSTSDSRPRRSVDVEMEKFDYSVSKDEVEDGSGQLCVICLCNYEEDEQPALSLPACRHNFHVACIQRWLQCHGRCPICSATPISQHAFSQVGTDVVRLSVVVDAPESIGEERVDI